A single region of the Armatimonadota bacterium genome encodes:
- the cheX gene encoding chemotaxis protein CheX → MMRVEYINPFVSAAYSVLEMVLGIQPEKGQLAMRPGIFTTQQCSIVMGVTGKVEGSVIYGMALTTADKIASHMIGQPIRTFDALAASAIAELGNMITGNAAALLAEKGYTCDISPPSIIRGSNVKISTVNTPALVVPILLGDFGSIEINVSLQERK, encoded by the coding sequence ATGATGCGCGTCGAGTACATAAACCCGTTTGTCAGCGCCGCATACTCGGTGCTGGAGATGGTGCTGGGTATTCAGCCGGAGAAGGGGCAGCTGGCGATGCGCCCGGGCATTTTCACCACCCAGCAGTGCAGCATTGTGATGGGCGTCACGGGCAAAGTGGAAGGTTCAGTCATCTACGGCATGGCTCTGACCACCGCCGACAAGATAGCCTCCCACATGATTGGACAGCCTATCCGCACCTTTGACGCGCTGGCTGCGAGCGCGATCGCGGAGCTGGGCAACATGATCACGGGTAACGCCGCCGCGTTGCTCGCGGAAAAAGGTTACACCTGTGATATTTCACCTCCCAGTATCATCCGGGGAAGCAATGTCAAAATCTCCACCGTGAACACGCCCGCGCTGGTAGTACCCATTCTTCTGGGAGACTTTGGCTCTATCGAAATCAACGTCAGCTTGCAGGAGAGAAAATAA
- the cheR gene encoding chemotaxis protein CheR: MRGTFSSDDYLWFCEQVLRQTGLDLQQYKRPQMERRLRSMAERVGARNLEEYWRILEKDRQIFTQFIDRITINVSELFRNPEKFEELRQVILPEIRRLGSPLKVWSAGCSYGAEPYSLAILLEEMRPLNYHILATDVDETILNKAREGYFAPEDMRNVNAQWKQKYFVQQDNRYQVKPELKRNITFRKHNLLADPFDSGFHLIVCRNVVIYFTEEAKDSLYRRFFQSLVPGGVLFVGSTERIFNYRELGFEMPLSFFYRKPALGISRAA; encoded by the coding sequence GTGAGAGGCACATTCTCTTCGGACGATTACCTGTGGTTCTGTGAACAGGTGCTGCGCCAAACGGGGCTAGACCTGCAGCAGTACAAGCGTCCGCAGATGGAGCGTCGCTTGCGCTCGATGGCAGAACGTGTGGGCGCGCGAAACCTCGAAGAGTACTGGAGGATACTGGAAAAAGACCGTCAGATCTTCACCCAGTTTATTGACCGAATCACCATCAATGTGTCCGAGTTGTTTCGCAACCCAGAGAAGTTCGAGGAACTCCGTCAGGTGATACTCCCCGAGATACGTCGTCTGGGTAGTCCGCTGAAAGTGTGGAGCGCAGGATGCTCGTATGGAGCGGAGCCCTATTCGCTCGCCATTCTGCTAGAGGAGATGCGTCCGCTCAACTACCATATCCTCGCCACCGATGTGGACGAAACCATCCTGAACAAAGCGCGAGAGGGCTACTTTGCCCCCGAAGACATGCGCAACGTGAACGCACAGTGGAAGCAGAAGTACTTCGTGCAGCAGGATAATCGCTATCAGGTCAAACCCGAGCTGAAACGGAACATTACCTTCCGCAAGCATAACCTGCTGGCAGACCCCTTCGACAGTGGCTTCCATCTGATTGTCTGTCGAAACGTAGTCATCTATTTTACCGAAGAGGCGAAGGACAGTCTGTACAGGCGGTTTTTCCAGTCTCTGGTGCCCGGCGGAGTGCTCTTCGTCGGCAGCACAGAGCGCATCTTCAACTATCGGGAACTGGGCTTCGAAATGCCTTTGTCGTTTTTCTACCGCAAGCCTGCGCTCGGCATCAGCAGAGCAGCGTAA
- a CDS encoding chemotaxis protein CheW: MPQEGQNLYVQATVGGERVGFPVTAVREIIHVPPISRVPRAPRWLQGIAALRGATIPIVCLRERFGMELTPPDPQMRVVVAEVYGQPVGFLVDSVSTVHRFAKEDIEPPTALLLNEQNNYVQAIGHDGETLVLLLNPDRLLEKKQVERLSHLSTPQAA, from the coding sequence ATGCCTCAGGAGGGACAGAATCTGTATGTGCAGGCGACGGTAGGCGGAGAAAGGGTGGGCTTTCCCGTCACTGCGGTGCGGGAAATCATCCACGTTCCGCCCATCTCACGTGTGCCTCGCGCGCCCCGCTGGCTACAGGGTATAGCCGCTTTACGAGGAGCCACCATTCCCATCGTATGCCTTCGAGAGCGGTTTGGCATGGAGCTGACACCGCCTGACCCGCAGATGCGCGTGGTAGTGGCGGAAGTGTACGGACAGCCGGTAGGTTTCCTGGTGGATAGCGTCAGCACGGTGCACCGCTTCGCCAAGGAGGATATCGAACCTCCTACCGCTCTTTTGCTCAACGAGCAGAATAACTACGTGCAGGCTATCGGGCATGACGGCGAAACGCTGGTGCTTTTACTGAACCCAGACCGCCTCCTGGAGAAGAAACAGGTGGAACGCCTGAGCCATCTCTCCACGCCACAGGCAGCCTGA
- the cheY gene encoding chemotaxis protein CheY — translation MGKRILVTDDALFMRVTLKNILTQHGYEVVGEATNGRESVELYKNLKPDLVTMDITMPEMDGISAVREIKKIDPEARIVMVTAMGQKNLVVEAIQAGAKDFIVKPFQPERVIESVQKLLGN, via the coding sequence ATGGGCAAGAGGATACTGGTGACCGATGATGCGCTGTTTATGCGCGTCACGCTGAAAAACATTCTCACGCAGCACGGCTACGAGGTCGTGGGTGAAGCGACCAACGGGCGCGAGTCGGTGGAGCTCTACAAGAACCTGAAACCCGACCTGGTCACGATGGACATCACCATGCCCGAAATGGACGGTATCAGCGCGGTGCGCGAGATTAAGAAGATTGACCCGGAAGCGCGCATTGTAATGGTGACCGCCATGGGGCAGAAGAACCTGGTGGTGGAAGCGATTCAGGCAGGTGCGAAGGATTTCATCGTGAAGCCTTTCCAGCCTGAGCGCGTCATCGAGAGCGTGCAAAAACTGCTGGGCAACTGA
- a CDS encoding OsmC family protein, whose protein sequence is MAHTTEPVWMHLSADGKLEGGMRTRLQVRHFDPFYSDEPPSFGGQDSAPNPMELVLAALNGCLTVMTQVIAREKGIDIHGITLRAEGSLDLRGAMGDPSVPPYFRTVREKVELVTSASAEQVQALQQEVQRRCPVYTLLKAAGVEVHSEWTISAPVAESATP, encoded by the coding sequence ATGGCACACACCACCGAACCCGTATGGATGCATTTGAGCGCGGACGGAAAGCTGGAGGGCGGAATGCGCACACGCTTGCAGGTGCGTCACTTTGATCCTTTCTACAGCGACGAACCTCCTTCCTTTGGGGGACAAGATAGCGCTCCGAATCCCATGGAGCTGGTACTCGCAGCTCTCAATGGCTGTTTGACCGTGATGACGCAGGTGATTGCGCGGGAGAAGGGCATTGACATCCATGGAATCACCCTGCGTGCCGAGGGTTCCCTGGACCTGCGCGGCGCAATGGGTGACCCTAGCGTACCACCCTATTTCCGCACGGTGCGCGAAAAGGTGGAGTTGGTTACCTCTGCCTCTGCCGAGCAAGTGCAGGCTTTACAGCAGGAGGTACAGCGCCGTTGCCCCGTTTACACCCTGCTGAAAGCGGCTGGGGTAGAGGTGCACAGTGAGTGGACTATCTCTGCACCTGTTGCCGAGTCTGCGACACCATAA